TTATGAATGCATcaaacatttccttttttttctcctgtttaattaataaaagtatttgttctgaactgtttcgATGTTGTTTTATAAGTTTATATGAGGACGTAGGTTGTGACAAATAGTGATTTGCTAATCATAGTATTGCTGCAATGTTAACCCCATAGCATTATCTGTTGACACCAGCTAATGACACACCGTTCATATGCAAGTTCTGTGCTGACATGTTCCCCATTCCAGAAGGGATATAGGATTTTGGTCTGTAAGTTCTTAACTGACACACACACGCTATGTGGGACTTGCCTATATCCCTCCTTGACCAGGAATATGACAGACAGGTCATACAAGTGGTACTAGGCTACTAAGGATGGCGAGGTTCAGAAAAGAAATCATGGATAACCTTCCGGCGCACAGCATTTCCCTTGCTTGCATCTGTCCCTCTGTCCGAGGAGGCAATGTCCACTTCTGGAGGGACTACAATGTCGATGTCAAGGTGATGCTTCAGTGCAATGTTATGAAGCATGCAGCATACAAGCACTATGTCAGCTACCTTTTCAGGGGAGTATTGCAGGGAGCCACCAGAGATGTGCAAGCAGCGAAACCTGCTCTTCAATACCCCAAACGTGCGCTCTATTGTGCATCTTGTTGCAATGTGTGCCTCGTTGTAACGCTTCTCTGCATCAGACCGGGGCACTGCAAGCGGGGTCAGTAGCCATGTTTTCGACCCATATCCAGCATCCCCTGCAGGAACACAACAGTTCATAAGTGTGAGAACATAATATTAAAGGGTCGCAAAATATCCGTAATGAACTTTTCATGTCCTAAGTCACAGCCACCTAACACACATTTACCTATAAGTAGCCCGTTGGTATAGTGACCTTTTCCGCCTTTCACCAGGAAGACGGAAGtggtcactaggccaccagggcactATAAAGAAATGGCAGTTAGGAATTTCCATGTGTGTTGTTCTATACATCATTGTTAATTAGTAGTATGTTGTAGTATCAACCACACCAGTAAAGCAAATGTAAGCAACTCACCAAGAAGCCATCCGTTTTGATTCTGCCCCTCTGCAAACTTCCTTCCCAGTGCACTGTTAGACAATATGTAAGAGTCATGGCAGCTCCCTGGAAAACGTGTAACAACATCACGGATCCTAAGGTTAGCATCACAAACCACTTGCACATTCAGCGAGTGTCCCATCTTGCGGTTTCGATACTGCAGTTCTCGATCCGCAGGCGGGGTCaaggcaacatgtgtgcagtctatAGCTCCTAGGACATTGGGTAACCGCGCAATCTTGTAGAAGTCCTGCTTGACCCTCCTCTGTTCTTCTTCCCCTGTGGGAAATGCTATGTCCTGGCGAACGCATTTTTTCAGTGCGTGCAGGACCTGAAACACAGTGCAAATTTTGGGATTGGTTATCCATGTTTTATACATTGCAGAAGGAGGGTCGCACAACGATGGAGGAGGGGTGGGATGAGGATAGGGTGTAGCGAAATGCACGCCGCAAAAaacaggagtgggaactggatcacgCTCTTCAAAAActggggttaccatatggctccagaaaaaggaggacagattgcgccagtctgggttttacttccatagctttcaatggaagcaaaacccacactggatcaatgtgtcctctttctggagccgtatggtaaccctatcaaaAACAGACCAGTGATGCTGGATCTGaagtttttactttttaaaataacTCTTGGATGACAGGGCAAAAAGCGTAGTATTACCTGCGAAAGATGTCTTGAAACAGTTGCCTGGTCCACGCCGCTGTTACCCCCTAACACATGCTGGAATGTGCCTGTGGCTAAGAACTGCAGAACAGTAAGCAGCTTAGCAAGGCCAGGCACTGCGTGAGATCTATGTGTGGTTGGGTCAATATCATCTCTAATTTCATGGTACAGTTGATGTATAGCTGTTCTGGTCAAGCGGTAGTCATCCACGATTTTTCTGTCTGACATGTGTTCCAGAACCAGCCGTTGACGAAACACACGTGGGCGGGGGAGCCGGCGTGGGCGAACGTGGACAGGGTGTTGTACAATGGTTTCTGTTACCTCCTCTTCCTGCATGTGGTCATAATCCATGGCAGGGAAAAAGTCCAACTGTGCAAGGAAAAACCCACCATCCATGACTTCTTTTTTCTATTCGCGAGCCGGGGAAACACGAGGACGAACGCTTCTCTATAGAGCGCAAAATGTACGTCATATTTAAGCGCCAAACGAGCAGCCAATCAGCCGGTGCTCCATGGTGGCGCATAAAATAAACGTAACATATTGTCGCTCGTGTACGGCCGCAGGCTGTGAAAGTATTTATTTCTAAAGCcgaaaaaagatatatataacttgttatttatttttttttttctgtgcaactTATACAGTTgtaacataacttttttttttgtttttttttttttctgtgcaactTATAAAGTTGTAagataactgtttttttttgtttttttttttctgtgcaactTATAAAGTTGTAacataactgttttttttt
The genomic region above belongs to Microcaecilia unicolor chromosome 7, aMicUni1.1, whole genome shotgun sequence and contains:
- the LOC115474997 gene encoding putative nuclease HARBI1: MDKGWETLQRLFNKRSSFPRSVEELKKRARALRKDHPEWLKEVKANLDNSPELSSSEDEEQEEEEEQEEDDVVEGSLAAVAPPRPSAPTPGPHLLPYARCRPGPSSGLQPPPKRSRQSIVLRLPAPRYGPSHLSSPPPRLHSSPPVTPPQAQSPTSPPLDFFPAMDYDHMQEEEVTETIVQHPVHVRPRRLPRPRVFRQRLVLEHMSDRKIVDDYRLTRTAIHQLYHEIRDDIDPTTHRSHAVPGLAKLLTVLQFLATGTFQHVLGGNSGVDQATVSRHLSQVLHALKKCVRQDIAFPTGEEEQRRVKQDFYKIARLPNVLGAIDCTHVALTPPADRELQYRNRKMGHSLNVQVVCDANLRIRDVVTRFPGSCHDSYILSNSALGRKFAEGQNQNGWLLGDAGYGSKTWLLTPLAVPRSDAEKRYNEAHIATRCTIERTFGVLKSRFRCLHISGGSLQYSPEKVADIVLVCCMLHNIALKHHLDIDIVVPPEVDIASSDRGTDASKGNAVRRKVIHDFFSEPRHP